Proteins encoded together in one Marispirochaeta sp. window:
- a CDS encoding D-lyxose/D-mannose family sugar isomerase: MKRSEINAILQEGDEFFKSRMWFLPEWAYWSADQWRQFRHQCSAVFAHSLGWDITDFGSGNFLKRGLFLFTLRNGITGQSGKQYAEKIMIVKEEQETPFHYHKFKQEDIINRGGGNLLFNLYHAGDGKTLDEKRPVEILIDDRAFTVNPGETLSLKPGQSLCLDPMVYHRFYGEKGSGTVLVGEVSLVNDDSTDNYFYETLGRFPEIEEDEDPLYLLSCDYAGFLGV, from the coding sequence ATGAAACGAAGTGAAATCAATGCCATTCTGCAGGAAGGAGATGAATTCTTCAAATCCCGTATGTGGTTCCTTCCCGAATGGGCGTACTGGTCTGCGGACCAGTGGAGACAATTCCGGCATCAGTGCAGTGCCGTTTTTGCTCACTCTCTGGGATGGGACATTACCGATTTCGGCAGCGGAAACTTTCTAAAGAGGGGGCTCTTCCTTTTTACCCTCCGCAACGGTATCACTGGACAATCTGGAAAACAGTACGCCGAAAAAATAATGATCGTGAAAGAGGAGCAGGAAACCCCCTTTCATTACCACAAATTTAAGCAGGAAGATATCATCAACCGGGGCGGGGGGAACCTTCTGTTTAACCTCTACCATGCGGGCGATGGAAAAACCCTGGATGAAAAACGGCCTGTGGAGATCCTTATCGATGACAGAGCTTTTACAGTGAACCCGGGAGAAACACTGAGCCTTAAACCGGGACAGAGTCTCTGTCTGGATCCGATGGTGTACCATCGCTTTTACGGTGAAAAAGGTTCCGGAACGGTTTTGGTCGGCGAGGTAAGTCTGGTCAATGATGATTCGACGGATAATTATTTTTATGAGACCCTTGGACGCTTTCCGGAAATCGAAGAGGACGAGGATCCGCTTTATCTGCTGTCCTGTGACTATGCCGGGTTCCTGGGGGTATAA
- a CDS encoding methyl-accepting chemotaxis protein: protein MNVLQESTREELVSKLSKLIEATETVYTHIAEEYPKMLNEFDSGFSEADRQISLIAAEGGNGLDALRMIMDNTKNCIQQTHHSFTELSSSDHSLLDMLKQSIKRLDTLEELIANITFNTEEIELISLNAMVVALKAGQEGGGFSHVTDELRRISAKTISEAKNLTTEGKQIQSYFGEVQNTAETIAQEQDKIFNSFGNKLFSYFSTIEERLTRIVNFFKTLRSRADDIRSPLITMMEAVQTQDIIRQTLDQINITLDKIQNIDDSHSGTDREDRLLDELTFLEQVTNLGSYLLDNIAAAITENTETFVASIEKVKNAVETIENERDLFISRQIEGESRDDGIYDLFHQSENELATMLKNTRKVPKLKQNMRTTNSAFLGRIQGLEEGFQKFTTLVGRFRNIHVAARIEVAKRQILKEMQSTVQEMRNLTDSIFGDVENALETTKGFIETAQEAEEGFRDSFRQETDLVASFTLEIQRLYSKLKDTNDEIVRTMQGFNLFNLRFRELFGSTEVDTEKLAGLSRQAKSIMEIFERTAHSAAGRKQQILKERGLEKWEIQEQRLQEIVNQFTIYAHKARAGEIGGFTVETGTKEGAVTFF from the coding sequence GTGAATGTACTTCAGGAATCTACCAGAGAAGAACTCGTCAGCAAGCTCAGCAAGCTGATAGAGGCAACGGAAACAGTTTATACCCACATCGCCGAAGAGTATCCAAAGATGTTGAATGAGTTCGACAGCGGCTTCAGCGAAGCGGACAGGCAGATCAGCCTGATAGCCGCGGAGGGCGGAAACGGACTCGACGCCCTGCGCATGATTATGGACAATACAAAGAACTGCATCCAGCAGACTCATCACTCATTTACCGAGTTGAGCAGCTCTGACCACAGCCTGCTGGATATGCTGAAGCAGAGTATTAAGCGCCTGGATACCCTGGAGGAGCTGATCGCCAATATTACCTTCAATACAGAAGAGATTGAACTTATCTCCCTCAACGCAATGGTGGTCGCCCTGAAAGCCGGCCAGGAAGGCGGCGGTTTTTCTCATGTCACCGATGAACTGAGGCGCATCTCCGCCAAGACAATATCTGAAGCAAAAAACCTTACCACCGAGGGAAAACAGATCCAGTCCTACTTCGGAGAGGTCCAGAACACCGCAGAGACGATTGCACAGGAACAGGACAAAATCTTCAACAGTTTTGGGAATAAACTTTTCAGCTACTTCTCGACTATCGAAGAACGCCTCACCAGGATTGTCAATTTCTTTAAAACCCTGCGATCCCGGGCAGACGATATCCGCAGCCCACTTATTACCATGATGGAAGCCGTTCAGACCCAGGACATTATTCGTCAGACTCTGGACCAGATCAACATAACCCTGGACAAGATCCAGAATATTGACGATTCCCATAGCGGAACAGACCGGGAAGACAGGCTGCTGGATGAACTGACCTTTCTGGAACAGGTGACAAATCTCGGTTCGTATCTGCTGGATAACATAGCCGCCGCGATCACCGAGAATACCGAAACCTTTGTGGCCAGCATAGAAAAGGTAAAAAATGCCGTTGAGACCATCGAGAACGAACGGGACCTGTTTATATCCCGGCAAATTGAAGGGGAATCCCGGGATGACGGCATCTACGACCTGTTCCATCAATCCGAAAATGAACTGGCAACCATGTTAAAGAACACCCGCAAGGTCCCAAAGCTCAAACAAAACATGAGGACAACGAACTCTGCTTTTCTTGGGCGTATTCAGGGCCTTGAAGAGGGCTTCCAGAAGTTCACTACCCTTGTGGGACGATTCAGAAATATCCATGTGGCCGCCAGAATCGAAGTCGCCAAACGACAGATCCTCAAGGAAATGCAGTCCACTGTGCAGGAAATGCGGAACCTGACCGACAGCATCTTCGGCGATGTTGAAAATGCCCTGGAGACTACTAAAGGCTTCATCGAAACAGCCCAGGAGGCGGAAGAGGGGTTCCGCGACTCTTTCCGACAGGAAACAGATCTTGTAGCTTCCTTTACTCTGGAAATTCAGCGATTATACAGCAAGCTTAAGGATACTAACGACGAGATTGTGCGGACCATGCAAGGATTCAACCTCTTTAATTTGAGGTTCCGGGAACTTTTCGGTTCCACTGAGGTGGATACGGAAAAGCTTGCCGGTCTCAGCCGGCAGGCAAAGTCGATTATGGAGATCTTTGAACGTACCGCTCATTCTGCGGCGGGCCGTAAACAACAGATACTGAAAGAACGAGGCCTTGAAAAATGGGAAATCCAGGAACAGCGCCTGCAGGAAATCGTCAATCAGTTTACCATCTATGCCCACAAAGCACGGGCCGGGGAGATCGGCGGTTTCACTGTTGAAACAGGAACCAAGGAAGGGGCCGTAACCTTTTTTTAG
- a CDS encoding mannitol-1-phosphate 5-dehydrogenase: protein MNKEVLIFGAGNIGRSFIAPVFLDAGYTVYLADIDRDLISALQKAGSYRIRICSKEQESARIVQGFHPVALSDQETIGSLLKRVPLIVTSVGQAGLEAVAGFIGKSLCERVGEEGQFLPLDIILAENLRNAAGVCRRRILASLTGDFPVKSHLGLVETSIGKMVPLRSEQERLQDPLGLKAEAYNTLILDRDGFVGELPRSPSIELVSPIQAWVDRKLFIHNMGHAAAAYLGRQNFPEEACLAPLMEYEWFVTEIRNVMLEGANILIKVYPDVFSLSDLMHHIDDLLARFANPALGDSVQRVGRDLPRKLGRNDRIVGALREAVKRGLSIERLSRVYLAALVFEESNPESPDNDIAQMYRVEGLEAVYSSISCGGELPDETDSIILSRLNELEV from the coding sequence GTGAATAAGGAAGTTCTGATTTTTGGGGCCGGAAATATCGGCCGGTCTTTTATAGCTCCCGTTTTTCTGGACGCCGGCTATACGGTCTATCTGGCAGATATTGACAGAGATCTGATCTCGGCACTACAAAAAGCCGGTTCCTACCGTATCCGGATCTGTTCCAAAGAACAGGAGTCTGCACGTATTGTCCAGGGGTTTCATCCGGTTGCTTTGTCGGATCAGGAAACTATCGGCTCCCTTCTGAAGAGGGTACCGCTCATAGTGACCTCGGTTGGTCAGGCCGGTCTGGAAGCTGTAGCCGGTTTTATTGGAAAGAGCCTGTGCGAACGGGTTGGAGAAGAGGGGCAGTTCCTGCCTCTGGATATTATTCTGGCGGAAAACCTGAGGAACGCTGCGGGTGTCTGCCGACGGAGGATCCTTGCGTCCCTGACAGGAGACTTTCCGGTAAAAAGTCATCTGGGTCTGGTTGAGACCAGTATTGGAAAGATGGTCCCTCTGCGGAGTGAGCAGGAACGACTGCAGGATCCTTTGGGCTTGAAGGCCGAAGCCTATAATACTCTGATTCTTGACCGGGACGGGTTTGTCGGAGAGCTCCCGCGGTCTCCCTCTATCGAGCTGGTTTCTCCCATTCAGGCCTGGGTGGACCGGAAGCTTTTTATTCATAATATGGGACATGCAGCGGCAGCGTATCTGGGCAGGCAGAATTTTCCCGAAGAGGCCTGTCTTGCTCCCCTGATGGAGTATGAGTGGTTTGTCACTGAAATCCGGAATGTGATGCTGGAAGGAGCCAATATTCTGATAAAGGTCTATCCGGATGTCTTTTCTCTTTCAGATCTGATGCATCACATCGATGATCTGCTTGCCCGCTTTGCCAATCCCGCCCTGGGGGACTCGGTCCAGCGAGTGGGACGGGACCTTCCTCGAAAACTTGGTCGGAACGACAGAATTGTGGGAGCCCTGCGGGAAGCGGTAAAACGGGGGCTTTCCATAGAAAGATTGAGCCGGGTTTATCTGGCTGCGCTGGTGTTTGAAGAGTCAAACCCGGAAAGTCCGGACAATGATATTGCCCAAATGTACAGGGTCGAGGGGCTGGAAGCGGTTTATTCCAGCATATCCTGCGGAGGAGAACTCCCGGACGAAACAGATAGTATAATTCTATCGCGATTGAATGAATTGGAAGTATAA
- a CDS encoding 4Fe-4S double cluster binding domain-containing protein: MAVNSVNAIRKELLRRGFHNPRMAEIESHLVGSGSKACKYLIFMGLYPLPDPAVHTDPGSAVIAPFAAVHYYRRCTKTLQNLVSELRHETGIPKRDIRIFSNSRLPERSIAAALGMGWVGRNGLLMNREYGSSFVLAGMLIVLDPPNETLLQGTGELPRILSLKAPPDPHRECGKCSACVMACPTGAISTTGGVSLERCLQYLSTSTEDLPEFALAAWGRRLYGCQECQNNCPVNINRNHREPPDIPAGEEYPIHELLTRFALHPASALKEIFPGTALEAGWIPRESILRNLLIAAGNSKDSSLEPLIHPFLKDPHPIVTHAASFALYQISVK, from the coding sequence ATGGCTGTTAATAGTGTCAATGCAATACGTAAGGAACTTCTCAGGCGTGGTTTTCATAATCCTCGAATGGCCGAAATCGAGTCTCACCTTGTGGGGAGCGGCTCCAAAGCATGCAAATACCTTATTTTCATGGGTCTTTATCCGCTTCCTGATCCTGCTGTTCACACCGATCCCGGTTCCGCCGTTATCGCTCCCTTCGCGGCAGTTCACTACTATCGGCGCTGTACAAAAACCCTGCAGAACCTTGTGTCGGAACTTCGCCATGAAACCGGTATCCCAAAGAGGGACATCAGGATATTCAGCAATTCACGGCTGCCCGAGCGCTCTATTGCCGCCGCCCTGGGTATGGGCTGGGTCGGGCGCAACGGACTGTTAATGAACAGGGAGTATGGATCCTCCTTTGTTCTGGCAGGAATGCTGATAGTCCTGGATCCCCCGAATGAGACACTTCTGCAGGGGACCGGAGAACTTCCGCGTATTCTCAGTCTTAAGGCGCCGCCGGACCCCCACCGGGAATGCGGGAAATGCAGTGCCTGCGTCATGGCCTGTCCCACGGGGGCAATCTCCACAACAGGAGGTGTTTCGCTTGAGCGGTGCCTCCAGTACCTGTCCACATCAACGGAAGATCTTCCGGAATTCGCCCTTGCGGCATGGGGCAGGCGGCTCTACGGCTGCCAGGAATGTCAGAACAACTGCCCGGTTAACATCAACAGAAACCATCGCGAACCCCCGGACATCCCTGCCGGGGAGGAATATCCTATTCACGAACTCCTGACAAGGTTCGCCCTCCATCCTGCCTCTGCACTAAAAGAGATCTTTCCAGGGACCGCCCTGGAAGCGGGATGGATTCCCCGGGAGTCAATTCTTCGAAACCTGCTTATCGCCGCCGGAAACAGCAAAGACTCCTCACTGGAACCACTGATCCATCCCTTCCTTAAGGATCCTCATCCCATAGTGACTCACGCTGCTTCCTTTGCTCTTTACCAAATTTCTGTTAAATAA
- a CDS encoding aminotransferase class I/II-fold pyridoxal phosphate-dependent enzyme has product MNPLAQELNRILDGSVCIDLLSDFGKRFYFPKGIALQSVEASAHAHRFNATVGMAYSEGHPIELETIKDHLPRLSPAEAVAYAPSPGLPALRKLWREEIYRKNPSLGKREISVPVVVPGLTSGITQIADLFAGEGDTVLVPDMFWGNYRLIFEVRNGSVIKTFPFFTEEGTLNIHAFVNAMRSSAKNGKIILLVNFPNNPSGYSPTADEAHTLASAVREVAEEGYKILVVTDDAYFGLFYEDDTFKESFFALAANCHENVLAAKVDGPTKEDFCWGFRVGFLTFSSPSMNTEQYEALNKKVGGALRGSISNSSRPGQSILLKTLEKLDHDEEKKKWVEVLKKRYLKVKEILETRSTGRELMPMPFNSGYFMSFKCGSVDAEKLRLELLHKEGIGTISIGSDCLRVAFSSIDIEDLQPLFDTIFAVADRLAE; this is encoded by the coding sequence ATGAACCCATTAGCCCAAGAACTCAACAGGATACTTGACGGTTCGGTCTGCATAGACCTGCTGTCCGATTTTGGAAAGCGTTTCTATTTCCCCAAGGGAATAGCTCTTCAGTCCGTGGAGGCATCTGCACACGCCCACCGCTTTAACGCCACCGTGGGAATGGCATACAGCGAAGGACACCCCATTGAGCTTGAAACCATTAAAGACCACCTGCCCAGGCTCAGCCCCGCCGAGGCGGTTGCCTACGCCCCGTCCCCCGGACTACCGGCGCTGAGGAAACTCTGGCGGGAGGAGATTTACCGCAAAAACCCCTCCCTGGGCAAGCGGGAAATTTCCGTGCCCGTGGTTGTCCCGGGGCTTACCAGCGGTATTACCCAGATTGCCGACCTCTTTGCGGGAGAAGGGGATACCGTACTGGTTCCGGATATGTTCTGGGGTAATTACCGGCTCATCTTCGAAGTCCGTAACGGGTCTGTAATCAAAACCTTCCCCTTTTTTACAGAAGAAGGCACACTGAACATTCACGCCTTCGTAAATGCCATGCGGTCTTCGGCAAAGAATGGGAAAATAATCCTCTTGGTCAACTTTCCCAACAATCCCAGCGGCTATTCCCCCACTGCCGATGAGGCCCACACCCTCGCTTCTGCGGTTCGGGAGGTAGCGGAAGAAGGCTACAAGATACTGGTTGTAACCGACGACGCCTACTTCGGTCTCTTTTACGAAGATGACACCTTCAAGGAGTCCTTTTTTGCCCTGGCGGCGAATTGTCACGAAAATGTCCTGGCAGCCAAGGTGGACGGTCCTACAAAAGAGGACTTCTGCTGGGGTTTTCGGGTAGGCTTTCTTACCTTCTCCTCCCCCTCCATGAATACCGAGCAGTATGAAGCCCTGAACAAAAAGGTCGGAGGCGCCCTGCGTGGTTCCATCTCCAACTCCTCACGGCCCGGGCAGAGTATTCTTCTGAAAACCCTCGAAAAACTTGACCACGACGAGGAAAAGAAGAAATGGGTGGAAGTCCTGAAGAAACGCTACCTGAAAGTAAAGGAGATTCTGGAAACCAGGAGTACCGGCAGGGAACTCATGCCCATGCCCTTCAACTCAGGTTACTTTATGAGCTTTAAGTGCGGATCAGTGGACGCGGAAAAACTGCGCCTGGAACTGCTGCACAAGGAGGGAATCGGAACGATCTCTATCGGCAGCGACTGTCTGCGGGTAGCATTCTCCTCCATCGATATCGAAGACCTGCAACCCCTCTTCGATACAATCTTCGCCGTCGCCGACAGGCTGGCGGAATAA
- a CDS encoding TIGR01212 family radical SAM protein (This family includes YhcC from E. coli K-12, an uncharacterized radical SAM protein.) — protein MPDQTSLPYQSYSAYLKKRYGTAAYRVAVDAGFTCPNRAGGRSGEGCSYCEISGARAVYLDQTGPEEMKKQVARGVKFLTKRYDARILLLYFQAYTNTFGSVDELRSLYNGCLELAPFRELIVSTRPDEIDLPRADLLASYRTENFDVWVELGLQSVHDQTLKRVNRGHDSAAFFCAFELLRERNIKTAVHLIFGLPGEGRREIMESVRRVAALRPEGIKLHNLHIPVSSPLYREYLKGSVTVPSAARHAEYVAEALTLLPPETIIMRMTCDTPSARRAAPLWVPRKSAFSNEVVRLMNEKKERQGDRFPAAG, from the coding sequence GTGCCCGATCAAACCTCCTTACCCTACCAGAGTTATTCTGCATATTTGAAAAAACGCTACGGAACCGCGGCCTACCGGGTCGCCGTGGATGCCGGCTTCACCTGCCCAAACAGGGCAGGCGGACGTTCGGGCGAAGGCTGCAGCTACTGTGAAATTTCCGGCGCCAGGGCGGTCTACCTGGACCAGACAGGACCGGAGGAGATGAAAAAACAGGTAGCACGGGGCGTGAAATTCCTGACCAAACGCTATGACGCCAGGATTCTGCTCCTCTATTTTCAGGCCTACACGAACACCTTCGGTTCAGTTGATGAACTGCGGAGCCTGTATAACGGCTGTCTTGAATTGGCACCTTTCAGGGAACTGATTGTCTCCACCAGGCCGGATGAGATTGACCTTCCCAGGGCGGATCTGCTTGCATCCTACCGGACAGAGAATTTTGATGTCTGGGTTGAACTTGGCCTGCAGAGTGTTCATGACCAGACCCTGAAGCGGGTAAACCGGGGCCATGACAGTGCGGCCTTTTTTTGTGCTTTTGAGCTGTTGCGGGAACGAAATATCAAAACTGCGGTACATCTTATCTTCGGACTTCCCGGGGAGGGACGGCGGGAGATAATGGAGAGTGTCCGCCGGGTGGCAGCTCTGCGCCCTGAGGGAATAAAGCTGCACAATCTGCATATCCCGGTGTCGTCACCCCTTTATCGGGAGTATCTGAAGGGGTCGGTAACTGTACCTTCAGCGGCACGGCATGCCGAATATGTAGCCGAAGCCCTGACCCTGCTGCCGCCTGAGACGATCATTATGCGCATGACCTGTGATACCCCGTCTGCACGGCGGGCCGCTCCCCTCTGGGTTCCCAGGAAGAGCGCCTTCAGCAACGAGGTTGTCCGATTAATGAATGAAAAAAAAGAGCGGCAGGGAGACCGTTTCCCCGCCGCCGGATAG
- a CDS encoding carbohydrate kinase family protein has translation MRISGAGCCLYDYLYRDISFGTPGFRQFLSQTPGDGGLTPGQLVFAESLSRYKGMPVESCITTLTEGRKPDKDNLGGPAVVAMIHAAQVLPEDWNIQFYTCMGDDGESDRLVENLERFPLSICTARVSGYSVPSTVVLSDPLWHDGAGERTFINTLGSALAFSPVMLDNAFFDSHICLWGGTALVPPLHDNLGALTKKAQQRGCLNIVGTVYDFRNQVVNPAGPWPMGSLEDPAYPWIDVLIADKEEARRLSLKEDPRQSADVLLERGCGACIITQGKESVYVKTRSDRFYPISGKNLPVSEWVNEDLRRNAEKRGDTTGCGDNFMGGVLVSVARQLDTDPSRPVDLEEAAIEGISAGGFALYQTGGVYTERYPGEKKAKIDEIKSHYMDQIS, from the coding sequence ATGAGAATTTCCGGAGCCGGCTGCTGTCTCTATGATTATCTGTATAGGGACATTTCTTTTGGTACTCCCGGTTTTCGGCAGTTTTTGTCTCAGACTCCGGGAGACGGGGGCTTAACCCCGGGACAGCTGGTTTTTGCTGAAAGCCTCTCCCGCTATAAAGGGATGCCTGTTGAATCCTGCATTACGACCCTTACGGAAGGCCGGAAACCGGATAAGGATAATCTTGGCGGTCCGGCGGTCGTTGCCATGATTCATGCTGCACAGGTTCTTCCGGAGGATTGGAATATTCAGTTTTATACCTGTATGGGCGATGACGGTGAATCTGACAGGCTGGTGGAGAACCTGGAACGCTTTCCCTTGAGCATCTGCACAGCCCGGGTCTCAGGGTATTCTGTGCCGTCTACGGTCGTACTCTCTGATCCGTTATGGCACGACGGAGCGGGAGAGCGAACCTTCATAAATACCCTTGGAAGCGCCCTGGCTTTTTCTCCCGTCATGCTGGATAACGCGTTTTTTGACAGCCATATCTGTCTATGGGGAGGTACTGCTCTTGTCCCGCCGCTTCATGACAATCTGGGGGCTCTGACGAAAAAAGCACAGCAGCGGGGGTGTCTGAATATTGTGGGAACCGTGTATGATTTTCGTAATCAGGTGGTGAATCCAGCAGGCCCCTGGCCAATGGGAAGCCTCGAGGATCCGGCTTATCCCTGGATTGATGTTCTGATTGCCGACAAGGAGGAAGCCCGCCGTTTGTCTCTCAAGGAAGATCCTCGACAGTCGGCGGATGTTCTGCTGGAACGGGGATGCGGCGCCTGTATTATTACCCAGGGGAAGGAGAGTGTCTATGTAAAAACCCGGTCGGACCGGTTTTATCCGATTTCCGGAAAGAATCTGCCGGTCAGTGAATGGGTTAACGAAGACTTGAGAAGAAATGCGGAAAAGCGAGGTGATACAACAGGCTGCGGGGATAATTTTATGGGAGGTGTTCTTGTTTCTGTTGCCAGGCAGCTTGATACAGATCCGTCCCGGCCGGTGGATCTGGAGGAAGCAGCCATCGAAGGAATCAGTGCCGGCGGATTTGCGCTCTATCAAACAGGAGGTGTTTACACCGAAAGATATCCGGGAGAGAAGAAAGCAAAAATCGATGAAATAAAGAGCCATTACATGGATCAGATTTCGTGA
- the ugpC gene encoding sn-glycerol-3-phosphate ABC transporter ATP-binding protein UgpC codes for MANVELKNLVKVYEGNVRAVDNANITVEDREFVVLVGPSGCGKTTTLRMIAGLEDITEGELTIDGKVVNDVPPKDRDIAMVFQNYALYPHMSVYDNMAFGLKIRKFPKNEIEARVKEAAQILDIEELLDRKPKALSGGQRQRVAVGRAIVRKPKVFLFDEPLSNLDAKLRVQMRAEISALHNRLKATMVYVTHDQVEAMTMADKIVVMKGGLIQQIGNPLNLYNEPNNRFVAGFIGSPPMNFATVMIKEEGGKIIADEGDFAIEVEGRYAESIKGYVGKELTFGVRPEDLYETKTADDKVIKASVEVIEPLGAETHLYVKTTKHTMIAKVAPNVQPKVGDKIYLKPDMNKILFFDQESEKTIPYN; via the coding sequence ATGGCTAACGTAGAACTCAAGAACCTCGTAAAGGTTTACGAGGGGAATGTTCGCGCAGTAGATAACGCGAACATCACTGTAGAGGACCGGGAATTTGTAGTACTGGTCGGCCCTTCCGGGTGTGGAAAAACCACGACATTACGTATGATCGCCGGTCTCGAGGACATTACCGAAGGCGAATTGACCATCGACGGTAAAGTCGTCAATGATGTTCCCCCCAAGGACCGGGACATTGCCATGGTTTTTCAGAACTATGCCCTGTACCCTCACATGTCGGTTTATGACAACATGGCCTTTGGTCTCAAGATCAGGAAGTTCCCCAAGAATGAGATTGAAGCCCGTGTAAAAGAGGCTGCCCAGATTCTCGACATCGAAGAACTGCTGGACAGAAAACCCAAAGCCCTTTCCGGCGGTCAACGCCAGCGGGTTGCTGTAGGTCGTGCGATAGTGCGGAAACCAAAGGTATTCCTCTTTGACGAACCGCTGTCGAACCTGGATGCCAAACTCCGGGTCCAGATGAGGGCAGAGATATCGGCACTTCACAACAGACTGAAGGCAACCATGGTCTATGTAACCCATGACCAGGTAGAAGCCATGACCATGGCAGACAAGATTGTCGTCATGAAGGGCGGACTGATTCAGCAGATTGGAAATCCGCTGAATCTCTACAACGAACCGAACAACCGCTTCGTTGCCGGTTTCATAGGATCTCCTCCCATGAACTTCGCCACGGTGATGATTAAGGAAGAGGGTGGAAAAATTATTGCTGACGAAGGCGACTTTGCAATAGAGGTTGAAGGCCGCTACGCAGAAAGCATCAAGGGCTATGTAGGCAAAGAGCTTACCTTCGGTGTACGCCCCGAAGACCTGTACGAAACCAAAACCGCTGACGACAAGGTTATCAAGGCTTCCGTCGAAGTAATTGAGCCTCTGGGAGCTGAAACCCATCTGTATGTAAAAACCACGAAACACACCATGATTGCCAAGGTCGCACCCAATGTTCAGCCGAAAGTTGGCGATAAGATCTACCTGAAACCGGATATGAATAAAATCCTCTTCTTCGACCAGGAGAGTGAGAAAACCATCCCGTACAATTGA
- a CDS encoding homoserine dehydrogenase, whose translation MKRPSAVAILGCGTVGGATAALLLDQRSLLAAKTGLDIELRYIVDKDFSHAESLNLDPGLFEADLDKVLADPDVVAVVELIGGTGIARSLTEKILKAGKRVVTANKALIARHGAELMAIAREAGVSISFEASCGGGIPILRALYDGILPNRIDAFYGIVNGTCNYILTEMMQKGNSFTEALKEAQAGGLAEADPTLDVSGGDSAHKLAIMSSLAFGQRVNLESIPVQGIDDLRLIDLNFGRELGYVIKLLAIAQSEENGVSLRVRPAFISTEHPLAWVSGPFNAVSVYGHAVGHTMYYGRGAGGSPTASAVTADIISSCMGTADKIFSTLKIWPDQTKEAVLLSPEEIQGRYYVRLMVEDKPGVFAQIAGVLGENRISLSSVLQKEPYNDKANSVPVVITTHRVQEGNMRNALAALDTLPVVREPSICIEILDEHEEIFA comes from the coding sequence ATGAAACGCCCCTCCGCTGTCGCCATTCTTGGCTGCGGCACTGTCGGCGGCGCAACAGCCGCCCTGCTTCTCGACCAGCGTTCTCTACTCGCCGCGAAGACCGGTCTTGATATTGAGCTGCGCTATATTGTTGACAAAGATTTTTCCCACGCCGAATCCCTGAACCTGGATCCCGGACTTTTTGAAGCTGATCTTGATAAGGTTCTGGCAGACCCGGATGTCGTTGCGGTGGTTGAACTGATAGGAGGAACCGGTATTGCCCGCAGCCTTACAGAAAAGATCCTGAAAGCGGGAAAACGGGTAGTAACCGCCAATAAGGCCCTGATAGCCAGGCACGGGGCCGAATTAATGGCCATTGCCCGGGAAGCGGGGGTCTCAATCTCCTTTGAAGCCTCCTGCGGCGGCGGAATACCGATTCTGAGGGCACTGTACGACGGAATCCTCCCTAATCGAATCGATGCTTTTTACGGTATCGTTAACGGTACCTGTAACTATATCCTTACCGAGATGATGCAGAAGGGCAACAGCTTTACAGAAGCCCTCAAGGAGGCCCAGGCCGGCGGACTGGCCGAAGCCGACCCTACTCTGGATGTCAGCGGCGGAGACTCCGCCCATAAGCTGGCTATTATGTCGTCCCTGGCCTTCGGACAGAGGGTTAACCTGGAATCAATCCCCGTTCAGGGAATCGACGACCTCAGGCTTATCGACCTTAATTTCGGCCGGGAGCTCGGGTATGTAATAAAGCTGCTGGCCATCGCACAAAGCGAGGAAAACGGGGTATCCCTGCGGGTCCGTCCGGCTTTTATCTCTACCGAACATCCCCTGGCCTGGGTCTCCGGACCTTTCAACGCCGTCAGCGTCTACGGCCACGCAGTGGGGCATACCATGTACTACGGCCGCGGAGCCGGCGGCAGTCCGACAGCCAGCGCGGTTACCGCTGATATCATCTCCAGCTGCATGGGGACCGCGGACAAGATCTTCTCAACCTTGAAGATCTGGCCCGATCAGACAAAAGAGGCGGTTCTGCTGTCTCCGGAAGAGATCCAGGGACGCTATTACGTGCGTCTCATGGTGGAGGATAAACCCGGGGTCTTTGCCCAGATTGCCGGCGTCCTTGGAGAAAACCGGATAAGCCTCTCTTCAGTACTGCAGAAGGAGCCTTACAACGACAAAGCCAATTCTGTGCCTGTGGTTATAACCACCCACAGGGTACAGGAAGGCAACATGCGTAATGCTCTGGCGGCCCTGGATACGCTTCCGGTAGTCCGGGAACCGAGCATCTGCATTGAAATACTCGATGAACATGAAGAAATATTCGCATAA